In Ferroplasma sp., a single window of DNA contains:
- a CDS encoding minichromosome maintenance protein MCM, giving the protein MINQDIEADDIKRQWIGFFDQYDYNDQINKLRSDYPDVKSLYISYSDLTGYSSEFAEALMKDPYYYITIGEFYIKETLGITNNKVRRLNIRLVNVPDISGIKYEIRNVRSTNVNSYISINGIIRKNTEVLPRLQNAAFKCPACGELTIVPEDIQKLFEPTACQACGWNKGKLKLIPEESEFVDTQKLEIQENPDSIDGTSQPQRLTLIIEDDITGKIYPGDRVTVYGILKADEKHIGNTMLTEYNIYLNVNNFRKETRDFEEIKINDEDEKKIRELAKEPNIIDRLAKSIAPSIYGLDVIKKSLVLQLFGGVRKVMKDGTHIRGDIHILMIGDPGTAKSQLLRYMTYISPRSVFAFGKGSSAAGLTAAAVRDDFGEGRWTLEAGALVLADNGFAAIDELDKMDKNDTASMHEAMEQQSVTISKAGIMATLKSRCSILAAANPRFGRYDPMKTIAEQTEFPPPLLSRFDIIFKLIDTPNREIDDKLAEHVLKTNRLGEIYRSMENSNIDITVPDEENFIAELDKDLIRKYVSYAKNRVFPRLSDDAISILKEEYVKTRSSGIDSVPITARQLESTIRLAEAAARARLSPIITVEDALLAKGVVDYYLKEVSAMNGQVDIDILSTGISTKQRTELEVVLSVIKEAKESMGEQKKAPEIETVLEMLKQKGISRERAETDLARLKSDGFIYEPQNKRVDLI; this is encoded by the coding sequence ATGATTAACCAGGACATAGAAGCGGACGACATTAAGCGTCAGTGGATAGGATTTTTCGACCAGTATGATTACAATGACCAGATAAATAAATTGAGAAGTGACTATCCCGATGTAAAATCTCTTTATATTTCATACAGCGACCTTACAGGTTACAGTTCTGAGTTTGCTGAGGCCCTGATGAAAGATCCTTACTATTATATCACAATTGGGGAATTTTATATAAAAGAAACTCTGGGAATAACGAATAATAAGGTTCGCAGGCTTAACATCCGCCTGGTAAATGTACCGGATATTAGCGGAATAAAATATGAAATAAGGAATGTCAGGAGCACAAATGTAAATTCGTACATATCCATAAATGGAATAATAAGGAAAAATACTGAAGTTTTACCCAGGCTTCAGAATGCGGCATTCAAATGCCCGGCATGTGGCGAACTGACCATAGTTCCGGAGGACATACAGAAACTATTTGAACCCACAGCATGCCAGGCCTGCGGCTGGAATAAGGGAAAACTCAAGCTCATACCTGAGGAATCAGAATTTGTTGATACCCAGAAACTGGAAATACAGGAAAATCCTGACAGCATAGACGGGACTTCACAGCCGCAGAGGCTTACACTGATAATTGAGGATGATATAACTGGAAAGATATATCCCGGGGACAGGGTAACAGTTTACGGCATACTGAAGGCCGATGAAAAACACATAGGCAATACTATGCTGACGGAATACAACATTTACCTGAATGTGAACAATTTCAGAAAGGAAACAAGGGATTTCGAGGAGATAAAGATCAATGATGAGGATGAGAAAAAGATCAGGGAGCTTGCAAAGGAGCCAAATATAATCGACCGGCTCGCCAAATCCATAGCCCCATCAATATATGGACTTGATGTAATCAAAAAATCCCTTGTGCTCCAGCTCTTCGGTGGGGTCAGGAAAGTCATGAAGGATGGTACACATATCAGAGGTGATATACATATACTAATGATAGGCGATCCGGGAACAGCTAAATCACAGCTTTTAAGATATATGACGTATATATCACCCAGGAGTGTCTTTGCATTTGGAAAGGGATCCAGTGCGGCCGGGCTTACTGCAGCAGCTGTCAGGGATGATTTCGGGGAGGGCAGGTGGACACTTGAGGCTGGGGCATTAGTACTTGCTGATAACGGCTTTGCAGCCATAGACGAGCTGGATAAAATGGATAAAAATGATACAGCATCAATGCATGAAGCCATGGAACAGCAATCTGTAACAATATCAAAGGCAGGAATCATGGCAACGCTGAAGTCCAGATGCTCCATACTGGCGGCGGCAAACCCAAGATTCGGTAGGTATGACCCAATGAAGACCATTGCTGAGCAGACTGAATTCCCGCCCCCACTTCTCTCAAGATTTGATATTATATTTAAGCTCATAGACACGCCAAATCGTGAGATAGATGACAAGCTGGCTGAACACGTTCTCAAAACCAACCGCCTTGGTGAAATTTACAGAAGCATGGAAAACAGCAATATAGACATTACCGTCCCTGATGAAGAGAATTTCATAGCAGAGCTGGATAAGGACCTGATAAGAAAATATGTATCATATGCCAAAAATCGTGTTTTCCCTAGGTTGAGTGATGACGCTATAAGCATATTGAAGGAGGAGTATGTAAAAACCAGGTCCAGTGGAATAGACTCGGTTCCGATTACCGCCAGGCAGCTGGAATCAACAATTAGGCTTGCAGAGGCAGCCGCAAGGGCACGCCTTTCACCTATAATAACCGTAGAGGATGCCCTTCTTGCAAAGGGGGTTGTTGATTATTACCTAAAAGAGGTTTCGGCCATGAACGGACAGGTGGACATTGACATACTAAGTACCGGGATCAGCACAAAGCAGAGAACAGAGCTTGAGGTTGTCCTTTCTGTGATCAAGGAGGCAAAGGAAAGCATGGGCGAGCAGAAAAAAGCCCCGGAAATAGAAACTGTACTGGAAATGCTGAAACAGAAGGGAATAAGCAGGGAACGGGCAGAAACTGACCTTGCTAGGCTGAAAAGCGATGGTTTTATCTATGAACCACAGAATAAAAGGGTAGATCTAATTTGA
- a CDS encoding DUF424 family protein: MKILNINGEVLLAAADSELINRNLREGKLHLEVKQDFYGEMKVSEETLISSLRICTIANLVGERVVNAAIEANYIDRENVIRIEGIPHAQLAKIV; this comes from the coding sequence ATGAAAATACTTAATATCAACGGAGAGGTGCTGCTGGCTGCAGCGGACAGTGAGCTTATCAACAGAAACCTCAGGGAGGGAAAATTGCATCTGGAGGTAAAGCAGGATTTTTATGGGGAAATGAAAGTTTCTGAGGAAACTCTTATATCGTCTCTGAGGATATGCACCATAGCAAACCTTGTGGGTGAACGTGTGGTAAATGCTGCAATTGAGGCTAATTATATAGATCGGGAAAACGTAATAAGAATAGAAGGGATACCCCATGCACAGCTGGCAAAAATAGTCTAA